One segment of Leguminivora glycinivorella isolate SPB_JAAS2020 chromosome 12, LegGlyc_1.1, whole genome shotgun sequence DNA contains the following:
- the LOC125232032 gene encoding uncharacterized protein LOC125232032: MNPKKAPGEDGITADIAQEIAKSTPLLLDLYNKCLRSLYFPKAWKRAYIRVILKPGKDAYDTPKAYRPIGLLPVLGKILEKIIVRRLTWEIQNGKGMNPRQYGFVPQRSTEDAVYDTLTFVHNGLKKKQLVALVSLDIGGAFDSAWWPAIIVQLRRKNVSHYTMGILCSYLKDRGVKLGYLGEEVQKETGRGCIQGSIGRGPTLWNLQLDPLLEEAEQKGKEVQAFADDILVMASADTTKELEAKINETLKLVEKWGHSNKMKFAPHKTQAMLITKKLKYDEPKLILQGTTLKLLDEIKMLGLTIDRNLSFKSHLERVAVKALGLYKRVSMGEIWRRVYARNRLHQLTRAFAIRVAKAHRTVSLVSAALLAGIIPLDLRLKEQRDLYEVKRGKELETLPDRSLQKRLHSAQLPHPSKRSRIDYGYINRLRDLEQVEEGVLECYTDGSKIEGKVGSGVVCYIENKEVAATGFRAALQAISDPESLNPIAAEVRAKLDTARDRGKSITLMWIKAHVGMPGNERADELAKNAALRDKRAPQFDSFPLSFAKRTIRDDTLVRWQRLYSTTEAGSGTRLFFEDVKRAKRILSQMDADNIRSQILTGHGRKMVCSNCEPEFRELGRLIIVVMASQQAELDAMRRRNQEQQNLIYRLLNPASLTERSPSTPTPGEERMGELVEGDRGPGTPRDRSPHLEETEQQIALPPGPALSPRECLRDSPRTRRWREKELLARGPSAAGVPKTREGRFQQCVFCGYSSVSRNIHRHLNRMHKGGLGADESKNIFIYYGFFRTPAPHRFCPPKYIPPRAILNKISRLNTVWLGLGSLDGNHN; this comes from the exons ATGAACCCGAAGAAGGCACCAGGGGAGGACGGTATTACGGCTGATATCGCCCAAGAAATAGCCAAATCCACACCACTACTTCTTGACCTGTACAATAAATGCCTCCGATCGTTGTATTTCCCAAAAGCTTGGAAAAGGGCCTACATCAGAGTCATCCTAAAGCCAGGCAAAGACGCTTACGACACGCCCAAGGCATATAGACCCATAGGACTGCTCCCAGTGTTAGGAAAGATCCTGGAAAAAATTATAGTGAGACGACTGACATGGGAGATCCAAAATGGGAAAGGAATGAATCCTAGGCAGTACGGGTTTGTGCCCCAGAGGAGTACAGAGGATGCAGTCTACGACACTCTCACATTCGTCCACAACGGCCTCAAGAAGAAACAGCTGGTGGCCCTCGTATCCCTGGACATCGGAGGGGCATTTGACTCCGCATGGTGGCCTGCGATAATCGTGCAACTCAGGAGAAAGAATGTCAGCCATTACACTATGGGTATACTGTGTAGCTATCTTAAAGATCGGGGAGTGAAGCTGGGTTACCTGGGAGAGGAAGTCCAGAAAGAAACGGGAAGAGGCTGCATCCAGGGATCCATAGGACGAGGACCGACACTGTGGAATCTCCAGCTAGACCCACTCCTGGAGGAGGCAGAACAAAAAGGGAAAGAAGTCCAAGCCTTTGCAGACGATATTCTGGTGATGGCAAGCGCTGACACGACTAAGGAACTGGAGGCCAAGATAAATGAGACTCTAAAACTCGTAGAGAAATGGGGTCACtccaataaaatgaaatttgctCCGCACAAAACTCAGGCCATGCTGATTaccaaaaaactaaaatatgacGAACCAAAACTCATTCTTCAAGGCACCACGCTCAAATTACTAGATGAAATAAAAATGCTAGGCCTCACCATCGATAGGAATCTCAGTTTCAAGTCCCATCTTGAAAGAGTGGCAGTAAAGGCACTTGGTCTTTACAAGAGAGT GAGCATGGGGGAGATCTGGCGTAGAGTGTACGCAAGGAACAGGCTGCACCAGCTGACGAGGGCGTTCGCTATAAGGGTAGCGAAAGCGCATAGGACTGTGTCCCTAGTGTCGGCCGCCCTTCTGGCAGGAATAATCCCATTGGACCTGAGGTTAAAGGAGCAAAGAGACCTCTACGAGGTAAAGAGGGGTAAAGAACTAGAGACCCTTCCGGACCGATCTCTGCAAAAACGCTTACATTCCGCACAGCTCCCACACCCTTCGAAGCGCAGCCGCATCGATTACGGGTATATAAACCGACTTCGAGACTTGGAGCAAGTGGAGGAGGGAGTGCTCGAGTGCTACACAGACGGAAGCAAAATCGAGGGAAAAGTCGGAAGTGGCGTGGTCTGTTATATAGAGAACAAAGAGGTTGCGGCGACGGGCTTCAG AGCAGCACTGCAGGCCATCTCAGATCCGGAGTCGCTGAACCCCATTGCGGCAGAAGTCAGAGCTAAACTGGACACCGCCCGAGACAGAGGAAAATCCATCACCCTCATGTGGATAAAAGCCCATGTGGGGATGCCGGGAAATGAAAGGGCGGATGAACTGGCGAAAAACGCAGCTTTGAGAGACAAGCGGGCTCCACAATTTGATAGTTTCCCCCTGTCCTTCGCTAAACGAACCATCAGGGACGACACGCTGGTAAGGTGGCAGCGACTATACTCTACCACGGAGGCCGGATCCGGAACCAGGCTCTTCTTTGAGGACGTAAAAAGAGCGAAGAGGATCCTCAGCCAAATGGACGCTGACAACATAAGGTCACAGATTCTTACGGGACATGGTCGG AAAATGGTGTGCAGCAACTGTGAGCCAGAGTTTAGGGAGCTGGGGAGACTGATAATAGTGGTGATGGCGTCACAGCAGGCGGAGCTTGACGCTATGCGACGCCGGAACCAAGAGCAGCAGAATCTCATATATAGACTGCTTAACCCAGCATCCCTAACGGAGCGGTCCCCAAGCACGCCTACGCCAGGAGAAGAACGGATGGGGGAGCTGGTCGAGGGAGACCGTGGCCCGGGGACCCCGCGGGACAGAAGCCCACACCTTGAAGAGACCGAGCAGCAGATCGCGCTGCCCCCGGGCCCGGCTCTGTCTCCGCGGGAGTGTCTCCGGGATTCTCCGCGGACCAGGAGGTGGAGAGAGAAGGAGCTTCTGGCCCGCGGACCCTCTGCCGCGGGTGTCCCCAAAACTAGGGAGGGACGTTTCCAACAGTGTGTGTTCTGTGGATACTCCTCGGTATCGAGGAATATCCACAGACACCTTAACCGAATGCACAAAGGGGGACTGGGAGCCGACGAGAGTAAGAACATTTTCATATATTATGGGTTCTTTAGGACCCCAGCCCCCCACAGGTTCTGCCCGCCGAAGTACATCCCCCCGAGGGCGATTCTTAATAAAATTAGTCGGCTGAACACGGTGTGGCTGGGTCTTGGCAGCCTCGATGGCAACCACAATTAG